The Phycisphaeraceae bacterium genome window below encodes:
- a CDS encoding LacI family DNA-binding transcriptional regulator encodes MASVREIAKLAGVSTATVSRVLNNHPRVSDGARQKVLMVANESRYVPSIGRRSTGNIAYVYTDHTTLDSPYDAAIVQGIFETLEQHQLDLVVINARQARQTSETFSQMFLRKGVRGAVLRTTETTRHYCAAIAEEGFPAVVVGDRFDSSTIVTVDYESKQASREAIEHLIDLGHRRIAIATNVVDDTDHRDRMAGYREALEAAGIGVDPRMIIQTPANLEGGSQMIRRVMTMTDRPTAIFITDPFTCVGAMNETRALGLDIPGHVSLVGFDDSQLRSSVYPRMSAVCQDAKRLGSEALELLNTLVTDADFQPAKLGRSLRAWFEVNGTTGPAPIAT; translated from the coding sequence ATGGCCTCTGTCCGCGAAATAGCCAAGCTGGCCGGTGTCTCGACCGCCACGGTCTCGCGGGTGCTCAACAATCATCCGCGGGTCAGTGATGGTGCCCGTCAGAAGGTGCTCATGGTCGCGAACGAGTCGCGTTATGTCCCATCGATTGGCCGCCGATCGACCGGAAACATCGCCTACGTTTACACCGACCACACCACGCTGGATTCCCCCTACGACGCAGCGATCGTCCAGGGGATCTTCGAGACGCTCGAACAGCATCAACTTGATCTGGTTGTGATCAACGCCCGGCAGGCCCGTCAGACTTCGGAGACCTTCAGCCAGATGTTTCTGCGTAAAGGTGTTCGGGGGGCGGTGCTGCGGACGACCGAGACCACGCGTCACTACTGTGCAGCGATCGCCGAAGAGGGATTCCCCGCCGTGGTGGTGGGTGATCGTTTCGATTCCTCCACCATCGTGACCGTCGATTACGAATCAAAACAAGCCAGCCGAGAAGCGATCGAGCACCTGATCGATCTGGGGCATCGACGCATCGCCATCGCTACCAATGTCGTGGACGACACGGACCACCGTGACCGCATGGCGGGGTATCGCGAAGCACTCGAAGCGGCAGGCATCGGCGTTGATCCGCGAATGATCATCCAGACACCCGCGAATCTCGAAGGCGGGAGCCAGATGATCCGCAGGGTGATGACCATGACCGATCGGCCCACCGCGATCTTCATCACCGATCCCTTCACCTGTGTCGGCGCGATGAATGAGACCCGAGCGCTCGGCCTGGACATCCCCGGTCACGTTTCGCTGGTCGGTTTTGACGATTCGCAGCTCCGTTCGTCGGTCTATCCGCGGATGAGTGCGGTCTGCCAAGATGCCAAGCGTCTCGGTAGTGAAGCCTTGGAGTTGCTCAACACCCTGGTGACTGACGCTGATTTCCAGCCCGCGAAGCTCGGTCGATCACTTCGCGCTTGGTTCGAGGTGAACGGGACCACGGGCCCGGCACCGATTGCCACTTGA